The DNA sequence TTTAAGCATTATTAACTGTATTTCCACGTCTTTCAACTATTCTTGAAGACCTATTAGATATCCCTTAACGCTAAATAATGATCCTTTGAAACATAGCCAAATTCAATATGGATGGGGGGTGTTAGATAAGGTAAACAGAGGGCTTCGTAAAGGCGCTCttcaaacaaaacaaaacgaTGTGCTTAATGACCCAATCCATGCCTTCAATTCAGTCTTTCAAAGTCCAACTTCACCCATTGCAGTCAATCTGGAAGATTATCAAAATCTCGCCTTCAACCCGGCACAAACTTAGGAAGAGCTATCGGTGCTGGTATGCCTTTGGTCAGTTCATGTTCGGTCCGTGCTGACATCCCAATGGCCCTTCAAATCTGGCGAAGGGCACATGAGAGTGCAAATAGGGCAGTGACAAAGGACAGTGCTTGCTTACTCCGAGGGCAAGTCCAAATGCGCCATTGCGTCCACGATTAGATCGGTGGGCTCGTCGTGCTCCGTGTCATCATCAGAAAACATTCCATCCACATATTCCAAATAGTCAAAATGTTCTTGGATGTCTTGGATGAGAATCCTGAACTGCGTGACCTCCGGGAGCGTCAGCTCGGTGGGAAAGCTGGTATCTACTAGCTGGTAGACATCGGTGATATCAGCTGTAGGAAGTGAAAGTTGTTATCTTTTTAGAGTCATCACAATCCGCTCCGAAGAGAATATACTCACCTTGAAACATTTCCTTGAAGACGCCGAGAATGACGGGGTCTTGCCGAATTCTTTTTTTGAGGGCAAGAAACATAGCAGCCGCAGGTACTGTGAGGTCCAAGTGACGAGAGTGAAACAGTTCGCCAAGGTGGATGGCCTGGAGAACTTCTTCCGTTGAAGCAGGGTTATTCGAGCTGTGAAGCTTCCTGCGAAGTGAAATTATACCTCCACCGCGGACGAGATTCTTCCCCCATCGCCATTGCTCACCGAGCACTGGGACCAAGCGGAATAAGCCACGGTCTTTTAGTGACTCAAGATCCGTCTGCACGCAGGCACCTGCTATATTCAGGTCACCTTGCGAGAGGTACTCCCCGTAATAATAGCCTTCGTTGTGGCGTTGAAGCCGTAGGTTGAGCAGCTTCTTCAAGGTCAACAGTTTCTCTTCCGACTGGCATTTGTCGGGTTCGTAAGAAACAAAGAACTGCAGAAGTTCTACTTCGCAAATGAACGTGCGTCGAGGCAACTTGGTGGTGTCGAGCAAGAGGACTTTTACATCTTTCCAATTGGTCCTAACTCCAGGAGCTACTTTGCCGTTGTGGTCGCGACGATGGTCGAAATATGCGCTTCTGCAAAGCGCATAATGCAGGGCAAAAAGCAGCGAGCTGCTCCAACTGACAAACGGGCAATCTGAGCTAGCGTTTGGCCAACAGGCGAAGTTGAAATGTCTTCTCAGAAGCTTAGCAGTATCTGACGGATAGGTAATCCGGTCGGGATAGCGATGTGCAATGTCAGGATGGAATGAAGCGAAGATATCTAGACACTGGGGTTCCGGGTGCCCTGGGGCCGTTGTAGACAGTGGGCGAACGTGCGAGGTAGTGGTCTCACCGCATGACTTTGGTGTGTATACACGGAAGAGATATCGGGGAATGTCGTTGCTCCGGAAGTTTTGCAGATGGTCGTTTGGGATTGGAGCGCGTGGTGGATAAAATGGAAGACGCTTCTGAAGTGAGGGGATTGATTGGGGTTCCGATATGGGTTCAGAGTCTGATTGTAGCACGGCGGCTTGCACTCTGTCTGAAGTGTTGGTCGTTGAATGTAATGGCAGAGACTCTTCGACTGAGGGGCCGGATCCAGGTTCGGAGTCCAAGTCCGAGTCGGACATCAATGTCACTATTCTTCGAGTGCTGCTCATTGTCGCGAATTTGGGTGAACCGAAGGATGAAGGTCGGCAAAAGTCAAAGGGTGAGTTCGATTCTCTTATACACAAAACGAGAGGGCAAGCCTGGAACACGGCAGCAATTGCTCCAGTTCGGGCTCAAGCATTAGTACCCGACGATGAGGCTGTAGTTGACACTCTCCCGGACACTCGAGCCAATTACGATCGAAGCCTCCATGTTGTGCAAGGTGGCACATGCAAGACAGCATCCTTACCTATCCAGAGAGCAGGAGTTATCCATGTATTTTACTTTAGTCTAGCTAGAACTGCAAGACTTACGGCGTCGGAGTGAGGCCAATATGATGCCGGATTGTCCCTTCCCGTTATTATCTGGAATGTACACGGATTTGGGTTGTTCCGCCTATTCGAAAGCCTGACCGGCAACTGCCTATCAGCGTTGTCAAGCACCGCCACAATCTTTTGCTCCCCAGGGAATGGTAGTCCCAGACCGCGATTATCATTGCGGCCTATCGCATATAACCCCGCACATAGTTTCTCCGTGGGACGTCCATggcctcgacctcctcatTCGATAGACAGACCCATCCCAACTTGACCGCCACCATGTCGTCACCCGATGATACAAACGACACGCTATCCTTAGTGTCATCATTCTACGGCCCTGGAAACATCAGCTGCTGGCTATTCACCATCGCTGCCGTGCTCGTGACATGGACGCTCAACCCGAGATCCCGCCAACAGGACACTATCACCCTGGACTTCATGGCCGCCCTCGCGATTCCATCAATCGCAGCCGGGCATTTGTTCTACCTTGTTTTCTCCCGTCAACGCCAGGATGAGCTAGGCGAGGAAGCACCATCTATCGACGGGGCCAATTTATTTACAAGCTCGTCACAAGCAGCCATCCGGTATGCTGCCGCAGTAGAAGCGCCGCTCAATGTGTGTGAAACCTTCTCCAGTGTGGCTCTTACGATGTTTGTAATAGCGGCATGGAACGGGGGATTTCGCAGAGCTTTcgctgtggtggttgccgGCCTATTGGCATTTTCGACCGAGATCAGTCTCTTCATTCAGACTGCTGGCATCGAAGCAGCTACGTCGAATCTTGGCCGCCCATTTTTGTTCAACTCTCTCGTGACAATGGTTGTAATCCTTGTCATGTTGACCTTCTTCCtcgtggtgctgctggtaaTCGGAATGATGGTTGTCGACTTTAGACTCCGGAGACTTGTTGCTATTAGCGACGCAACCCGTACAGAAATGGAACAGACGTTGAGCCTGAAGATAGCAAACGCACAACGAGTAGAGAGGCTCACGATGTGGCTTACGATTATTCCTTCAGCAGTGTTGGCGCCGGGTGGCTTGATGGTCGGAATACTATCAGCCACCGGATGGCTTGAGGAGACAACATACATCGCTGATGAGCATGGAAAAACGAGGTTGTTATTCTTCATACCAAGAAGCATGGCCACTATCACCGAGTTGGACCAGGCGGTTTCCTTGGCTATAGGTATCTTGACGCTTTGCTTCAGTCTTTGGGGTGCACTGAGGGTGAAATGGCAAGCTGACATAGAGAAACGGGGGTTAATCGATGAGGATCTAGCGAGTGGTCAAGGACTGACTGTCAGGAGCATACTCATGAGTAGCGCGGCAGGAAGACAGCTTTTAGAAAGAAACATGGTGTAGAAATGAGACATCTCGCCCGCCCCAATATGTCCAACATAGGTGCCTTCTGCATCCTGGAAAGCCTGAACAGTGGTTGTCCTATCACAGAGTGCGATGACCGCCGCCGCATGGTTCTCGCCCACAAAAACCAATCCCAGGCCATAACATTATCGTTAAgacaccaagcccaagctgATATtaaccccaccatcacctgcTTTTGCCCATCTTGTCACCGTACCCTTTCTAAGTCTAAACTCACCATACGATGTCTTCCCTGCCAAACACTGACGAGTTCTCCGACATCTCATCCCTCTACGGCCCAGGCATCCTGGTACTGCCTCCTAGCCTCCGTTACCATCACCTGGctcttcaaccacaaccaacacGGCAAAGACACCTTAACCAACGATCTAATCGCAGCCCTTGCCTTCCCAGCCGTGACATCAGGCCACGCGTTgcacctcatcctctccgcaCCACCCTACCGATGGGAACAATACGGCTGCTTTGACGAGTCACTTCGATTTCGCATCTGGCTCGCGTGTCCCCACGACTTTGACACCGCGAGCATCAACCGGTATTACCGGGCGGTAGAAGCACCCCTGGCTGTGTGTAACCAGTTTGTTCAGCTGGGAATCATTCTCTTGTTTGCAGCTGCTGGGACACGCCGGCCTTGGAGCGCGTCTTGGATCTTTTGCGTATGGCTGCTGACCATGTGGACGGAGTCGGTCATGTTGCTGAAGGGGGGTGTTCGGCTATTTTTCTACTACGTTCTGATGTCAACAGCGTTTGCATGCTCGTCACCTTGGCTGAATTTCGTTGACAAGTTTGCGTGGGGAATGAGGGGGGATGGTTCGTCAAGTCGCATCATCCCAGCGCATCGACTGGATATGTCTCGACTTTTAGACGCTGGCAAGATCGGCGGTTTCCTGATTTTACCTTTCAGTAAATTCTTGATTCGGGTCAAGGATGTTGTCCTGTCGGTGTGGAGGTTTCGTGATGTCAAAGGCCATCAAGACATTCTCCAAGAGTTTCAAGAACTGTGGTTCAGGCTGGCTTCGTGGCCCTATCCTTCTTCTGTTTTATGTGGCGAGCTTCATTGTATCAGGATTATACGCACAAAGGGCTCCGTTCCTGGCCCAGGGAGTGTCGTTCTACGGCACCAGAAGTCCAGCGGCGATCACCGGCCTTGATCAAGCAGTTTCTCTTTCCATAGGAGTTGTGACCTTGGGTTTTAGTATGTGGAGTACTGTCCAGTCGAAGTATAGACAGACTGCTGAAGAGGGCACGGGTCCGGCGGTCTAGAGCCATCGATTTACATGAATGCTGGCAGATGGCCTATCGAAGACGAGGAGTGTCGAGCTTGATACTGGAATCAAAGCATTGGCGAAAGTATACCTTAATCACCGGGAAACGTCAATGCAAACAGCCCTTCGGGACGGCTTATGTTCAAAAGGGCAAGACGGACCGCATTGAGGTGATAATATCACATGCAGCATTACCTTGTCCATACTCGCCGCACGTCAAGACGTCTGTAGACACGCCCAAGAAAGGAGTGCCGTGAGACTTCAAGACCCTTTCCCAAACGGCTCCCCAATGCAACCCAGGCACCCGCCAAGCTCACCCGCCAACTCAGCCTCCCGCACGCGGATTCCTCGCATATTGAGCCCCACCCGGAAGATCGAAAAAAAGACACAAGGTGCTGACAAGATCAGCTCTcacacaccctcctcccatggAACAAGCACCCCTGATTGGCCGCCTTACTTCCCGGACCCGGAAAAACACCACTGCTGAATCATCTTctgatggagggggaaaaTCTGACTTCATGTGATAGGAGCGGGGAAGCTGAGCATCTTCAAACCCGTGCCTGAGCATTGACCAGTCCAAAATAGAGATGGGGGCTTTCATGAGCTCTTCTCAGAATGGCGAAACCCATCAGTATGGTGGCGGCAAGGGCATGCGGGTTCCTACATGGCAGCACTGTAGAACCATCGCCTCGAAGAGAAGAATACGCAGGGAAAGATATTTAGTGGTAAAGCACGACCGGTTAGGTCTGGTCGAGGTGATCATGCCGCGTAGAGaagctcctcgacatggCCGCGATGCTGGTGTATCACAGTATCAGATGATCTGTTGGTGATTCCTGTTGTATGGTATGCTTCGCCGGTCCGATGATTGTGCGTTGACTGCGCAAGCGTTTTTGGGCCCTTTCATCCGGCCGTGGGGTCGAGTGCGTAAGGGGTTTGAGATTTGGGACGGAAAGAATGAAGGCTGTTTTTGGcatggttggtggttgtgacACACTGTGCCGCAACTGCTTCCTCTCTCCGGCTCAGCAACCCACCAACATCCCTGGGGCGAGGTGCTCAGTAGAGGTCGAGCTGGCGATCTGATTGAACCGCGGAAACCAGTGCCTCTCGCTAGATCTGCCTTGTTCCAAGAACCCGGGGTCGCGCTTGAAGCGAGACAGTTTTATTCGTCGTGAAATGATGGCTTGGGCGGTTGCAAAATAAATGAAGGATACGCAGCATCGGGGCCGGCAGAGCCTCTGGCGAGATTTTAAGCAGATCGTGAGCCACATCCCCCACGACTGTGGCACCGGCTCTGGAGATCATCTATCCGTAAATCTTCCGCATCTCATGTCCGTTCGGGTCCCGCTGGCTGCAGGGCTTCGCAATCGCCACGCTGGCCGGGATGTCAGCTCCCAGTGCAGCCCATGGTGGCACGGCACCATTGGCTTCATTAACTTCCATATTTACGCCTCCGTGCTCCACCACCTGGCTCCTGACGACCACCAGGTTGCTTTCACAGTACCCGCCCTTCCCAACGGCCGGCCCAGCATCCTGTGACCCGCCCTCCTGGCAGTCCAACATCGCCGGCGGAGGTTTTTACTATTACTCTCCCGCTGTCTGCCCCGAAGGGTTCCATGTTGGTCCCAGTTGCGGTTTAACCAGGACAAGAACAGCCGAGGGTTTTCCTGCAGTCGAAAAGGGAGAGACTGTTGCATACTGCGTACCAAAGGGCCTTACTTGCACCACAGATATCACCGACTACCGCGGCGGCGTATGGGGCTATACTCGTGATGGAACAGCCTGGGGTGCTAGAGTAACAGTTGGGCCAGCAATCCAGATCCGCTGGGTGGAAGCCGACTTAACCTTGTTCGAGACACATCCCCTCACGCCGGGCTTGACACTCGTCAAAAGCGAAATGGGTGTTGCCACAGCTGTTGCCCGGTCTTTCACCACCGTCATATCGATTGACGATGCCGACTCGACGAGCCTCATCATCGACACCACACCAAACCATGATGGGGGGCGAGGGCCTAGTATCGAAaccggggggggggcgcCAGACACCAGGGAACTAGACACCGCGGCATCAAACGGGGGTAATACAAGCGGTTTTGTGATTGGAAACTTGAACCAGGGATCAAGCAtcgtggtgatggtggtggtctcaCTCATCGGAGCACTCATCCTCTCGACGATAGCTTGGTGCTTGATCAGACGATATAAGCGGAAAAAGggactggagaaggagatgcagCATTCCAACAATGCCGCGCATCAGGAAGTTGGACAGCAACATCACCGGGCATATGCTCCGGGATCGTCGAGAAGAAGCGGACCGAGACTAGATCCTCGTGAGAGAATGCAGATGGATGCCCAAAAAGTACTGCCATCTGACCCTCCAGTTGCCATGAAGAAGCACTTGCCCCAAACAGCCCTGAGGATTGACCCACAACAAAGGCCAAAACCGACTCCACGACGCGGATACTCCGAGCTCGATACCAGCTCACCAGCTCTTGGGAGCGCACCAAACCCCGCTGAGCTCGAGGGAGACACCATAGAAACACCAGCAAAACCATGGGTTGTCCACCAAAGATCATGGCTAAGAAGCCCCTCTGTctatcaccctctccaatcTCCACGGTCTTTCCGTTCTTCGAGGTCGGCGCGGCGGACGGTGAGAGAATCGTTCGGCGAAAAGGTCAACGACCCGGCAACAGCGCTGGGACGGCTGAGAATACCTTCAGCTGCAAGGTCGACAATGTCCAGGTCATCGCCCACATCAGCCAGTCCTCGATCAGGGAGCTTCTGGCGGATACCGCGAAGCCCAAGGAGCCCCAGGACTCCAACAAGTACCAGATTGAGCCAGCAAATaccccgaccaccaccaatcaAGTCTGGTCTCAGCAATGAAACGTCACTGTCGAATACGCCGCCAGACATTCTTGAGCGGCGCGACGGGGAGGGCCCCGGGAGTGGGCATCATGATTCGAGGTGATAAGTCGAGGTTTCGAGCTAAAACGCGCCAGGAAATTCGAAAGGCACAGATATGATGCTCCAAAAAGCCGATCACTCGAGTGATGTGCCCTATTTCAGCCTGACCAGGCCCATATTCGAAGGATCGAGATCGAGATGTCGAGAGAGAAGCGCGCATTGATTCGACAGACAAACACGCCCGCCCATCCGCGCCGTCGTCGACGAAgcaaacaagcaaaaagTTAAAGCTCTTTGCTTGGCACACCTCAGCTCGGATGCAGCACTGACATCTCCCGATCAATCACCCTAAAGACAACGCGATAAGCCGATAAAAGCACCTAACTGCCACCCATGcacccctccacaaccgGTCAAGTGCCCCGCAATTCTAGGCCCTTGCGCACCTCTCAGGACAGCTCCAGTGGCAACACAAGCTGCACGATGAGGAAGGATCACCCGCCAAAGGAACGCTGATGAACGAGACGGATGGTGGACGGCGAGCAGGCTCGATGGAGATGGTCTGACGTCTGGTATGATATCCTGGGACGATAAATCCTTCCATCTCTCTCGCCTCATCAACCTACTTTCAATCATCTCTTCAACCTTTAAACAAACAACTCCATCAACTTCAATACCTCTGCCATCTCAGTGCACCAAACcgccaacaacgacaaccccaccaaaccACTTACACTAAaaataaccaccaccaccaccaccaccacaaccacttacaccaccaccaccatgtccTCCGACAAACCCcacttcaacaccacaatCTTCACCCAACCCTCCACAGACCTCACCACGTCCCTagtctcctccccaacaaccacaaccaaatccccctccccaacccgcaccgccgccgcccgcaCCCGCGCCATGTCCGTGACAGAGGAATGGCAGCCCGTCATCAACCGCCGCCAGAGCTGGTCCGCCCAAGAGTACTCCCACGAGATGCACTCCAAGCTCGCCCAGCAGCACGACCTGCGGGGATCCATCGGCGACCGGTCGCTGGAGAGGGACAACGGGCAGGGGTTTAGTGAGCGTTAATTGGCACTCACAACCTACATAACAACAAACCTACTGATAAGAcattggggaggatggatggaGTAATGACATGACTTTTGTACGCAGAGAGGCAGGGACGGAAAACTGGGAGCTTTCTTTTGTATTACTACTTTTTGTTTCATGGCAGGCAAACGCAACAAGGAACAACGGACGGATGGAGGGAAAAGGCAAAAGTTTGGGTTGCGGGAACAGGACAAATTCATTCATCCCATTATCATTTTGGACGCAGAACGGGCAGATCATTTCATCGTCATGACCACGGCAAAGCAGCTGTATTTTTTTGAGCAGACGCAATTCTTCATCTGAACCTTTACGTTTTTATTTATCACACCTTTATTCTTCTTCGGCAAAAGTCACCCACATATCAGATGCCAAACTTTGGTTGTCGAGCAACATGTCGACTTTTGATCCAAGGCAGCATTGAGTGGTACGAGCTCAGAAATATCACCAAT is a window from the Podospora pseudocomata strain CBS 415.72m chromosome 6, whole genome shotgun sequence genome containing:
- a CDS encoding hypothetical protein (EggNog:ENOG503NU12), producing MSSTRRIVTLMSDSDLDSEPGSGPSVEESLPLHSTTNTSDRVQAAVLQSDSEPISEPQSIPSLQKRLPFYPPRAPIPNDHLQNFRSNDIPRYLFRVYTPKSCGETTTSHVRPLSTTAPGHPEPQCLDIFASFHPDIAHRYPDRITYPSDTAKLLRRHFNFACWPNASSDCPFVSWSSSLLFALHYALCRSAYFDHRRDHNGKVAPGVRTNWKDVKVLLLDTTKLPRRTFICEVELLQFFVSYEPDKCQSEEKLLTLKKLLNLRLQRHNEGYYYGEYLSQGDLNIAGACVQTDLESLKDRGLFRLVPVLGEQWRWGKNLVRGGGIISLRRKLHSSNNPASTEEVLQAIHLGELFHSRHLDLTVPAAAMFLALKKRIRQDPVILGVFKEMFQADITDVYQLVDTSFPTELTLPEVTQFRILIQDIQEHFDYLEYVDGMFSDDDTEHDEPTDLIVDAMAHLDLPSDTDSSS
- a CDS encoding hypothetical protein (EggNog:ENOG503PFJ2) — its product is MASTSSFDRQTHPNLTATMSSPDDTNDTLSLVSSFYGPGNISCWLFTIAAVLVTWTLNPRSRQQDTITLDFMAALAIPSIAAGHLFYLVFSRQRQDELGEEAPSIDGANLFTSSSQAAIRYAAAVEAPLNVCETFSSVALTMFVIAAWNGGFRRAFAVVVAGLLAFSTEISLFIQTAGIEAATSNLGRPFLFNSLVTMVVILVMLTFFLVVLLVIGMMVVDFRLRRLVAISDATRTEMEQTLSLKIANAQRVERLTMWLTIIPSAVLAPGGLMVGILSATGWLEETTYIADEHGKTRLLFFIPRSMATITELDQAVSLAIGILTLCFSLWGALRVKWQADIEKRGLIDEDLASGQGLTVRSILMSSAAGRQLLERNMV
- a CDS encoding hypothetical protein (EggNog:ENOG503PFJ2) — encoded protein: MVLAHKNQSQAITLSLRHQAQADINPTITCFCPSCHRTLSKSKLTIRCLPCQTLTSSPTSHPSTAQASWYCLLASVTITWLFNHNQHGKDTLTNDLIAALAFPAVTSGHALHLILSAPPYRWEQYGCFDESLRFRIWLACPHDFDTASINRYYRAVEAPLAVCNQFVQLGIILLFAAAGTRRPWSASWIFCVWLLTMWTESVMLLKGGVRLFFYYVLMSTAFACSSPWLNFVDKFAWGMRGDGSSSRIIPAHRLDMSRLLDAGKIGGFLILPFSKFLIRVKDVVLSVWRFRDVKGHQDILQEFQELWFRLASWPYPSSVLCGELHCIRIIRTKGSVPGPGSVVLRHQKSSGDHRP
- a CDS encoding hypothetical protein (EggNog:ENOG503PBAK) translates to MSAPSAAHGGTAPLASLTSIFTPPCSTTWLLTTTRLLSQYPPFPTAGPASCDPPSWQSNIAGGGFYYYSPAVCPEGFHVGPSCGLTRTRTAEGFPAVEKGETVAYCVPKGLTCTTDITDYRGGVWGYTRDGTAWGARVTVGPAIQIRWVEADLTLFETHPLTPGLTLVKSEMGVATAVARSFTTVISIDDADSTSLIIDTTPNHDGGRGPSIETGGGAPDTRELDTAASNGGNTSGFVIGNLNQGSSIVVMVVVSLIGALILSTIAWCLIRRYKRKKGLEKEMQHSNNAAHQEVGQQHHRAYAPGSSRRSGPRLDPRERMQMDAQKVLPSDPPVAMKKHLPQTALRIDPQQRPKPTPRRGYSELDTSSPALGSAPNPAELEGDTIETPAKPWVVHQRSWLRSPSVYHPLQSPRSFRSSRSARRTVRESFGEKVNDPATALGRLRIPSAARSTMSRSSPTSASPRSGSFWRIPRSPRSPRTPTSTRLSQQIPRPPPIKSGLSNETSLSNTPPDILERRDGEGPGSGHHDSR